The following proteins come from a genomic window of Nitrososphaerota archaeon:
- a CDS encoding class I SAM-dependent DNA methyltransferase, with protein MTPAGSGSPYSKFDDTFWREMLLRLGYPVRPVGLDIDALKDQRTLPSDAIPSKITKLYGDDYIEVALFEFSSDSDLRRSICTKIARSWKSNRLIKPLMLYTNGRDSFAVIVPGKGVGGQVKVLGLSDRLYRTDIEVLESIRYSSDVEELNKRYDTTFFPYEKVRDEFFKGYRDLYQRIDAEIRKELKKESLSYAQRFLGRLMFLYFLQRKGWLKGDKRFIDSIKDYKELNLLFYESLNKEGVPGIPFLNGSLFEREDYMDARMENHLTPKLDPIFEEAREFFDQYNFTVDETSSLELEVSIDPALIGTVFENMLPEYERGSKGTFYTPRSESSFICRRAIANYLGLMDEVAPDGKTFHDGLSSYLSRLRESKSEKEVRDFRERLLSLKILDPAVGSGGFLLVAMQEIIGLIQEAEAIVEWKSDPEEYKKRILKNLYGFDIEAEAIEIARLRLWLSLIIDQKEPEPLPNLDMNLEVINNSLRLPNPQRTLDPEIEELRVRFDDVNSKYLYEHDSKNKKKLREQLSHISSEIAKRTKTDPNVIEVRQPTGADIVIMNPPYVRQEAIDEKEKEYYTAKYGLDKKSDIFAYFLVRALHLVGEEGVVSVISSDKWLETSYGVSLQKKLKDNLIAVYGQRERSFGADINTVITVYSSGKKTSSVHFTYLESYAKDVVRKHLVLEKRDLKPGKWFYLRAPKVFVEKILPFLTHTLSDYAEIKFGIKTGANQFFYMKDVRHLYESDYLSNSKKFEEWGVVAKNMSDLEREGLIYIENEGGQRFVIDRKDVLPAIRSPTEVDSYTIEKLSSLVFNPNSNERPGKYSKQYVIWGQNAIIKIKKGISKGKEVRGYHNLSSTKGHRPYWFNVSNLGPAPLISFKFIGERHFTPIRPDGVLADHTCDLIYPAKGLERKLWIYMNSSLFFLSKELQGLRMGGGALQILTEEFGETPVADISNLNPNHGSVDALKRRPLPLFEELNREDRIEFDLMVLRSLGFEKPEVLVQELRRALLEVVEDRLIKANLVEEGELQGNPIGGDTDSN; from the coding sequence ATGACACCCGCAGGCTCCGGCTCGCCTTATAGTAAGTTTGACGATACCTTTTGGAGAGAGATGCTTCTTCGACTTGGCTATCCAGTCAGGCCCGTGGGGCTCGACATTGATGCACTCAAAGATCAAAGGACACTGCCTTCTGATGCAATTCCGTCTAAAATTACCAAACTTTATGGTGATGACTATATCGAAGTTGCTTTGTTTGAGTTCAGTTCTGATAGTGACCTAAGGAGAAGTATTTGTACAAAGATAGCTAGGTCGTGGAAGTCCAACAGATTAATCAAACCTCTGATGCTCTACACAAACGGTCGGGATAGTTTTGCGGTAATTGTCCCGGGTAAAGGTGTAGGAGGACAGGTCAAAGTACTAGGCCTGTCAGATAGACTATACAGAACTGATATCGAAGTCTTAGAGTCGATTAGGTATTCCTCAGATGTTGAGGAACTAAACAAGAGGTACGATACGACATTCTTTCCGTATGAGAAGGTCAGAGATGAATTCTTCAAAGGGTACAGAGATCTCTATCAACGCATTGATGCGGAAATTCGCAAAGAACTCAAGAAGGAGAGTTTATCGTATGCTCAAAGATTTCTTGGTCGACTCATGTTCCTATACTTCCTCCAGAGGAAGGGGTGGTTGAAGGGAGACAAAAGGTTCATCGATTCAATAAAGGACTACAAGGAGCTGAACCTGCTCTTCTACGAAAGCCTCAACAAAGAAGGGGTACCTGGCATACCATTCCTGAATGGTTCATTGTTTGAAAGGGAGGACTATATGGATGCAAGAATGGAGAACCATCTCACCCCCAAACTCGACCCCATATTCGAGGAAGCAAGAGAATTCTTCGATCAGTACAACTTTACTGTCGACGAAACATCCTCACTTGAACTGGAGGTCAGCATAGACCCAGCACTGATTGGCACCGTCTTCGAGAATATGCTACCTGAGTATGAGAGGGGTTCTAAAGGTACATTCTACACGCCTAGAAGCGAAAGCTCTTTCATCTGCAGAAGAGCAATAGCGAATTACCTAGGACTAATGGATGAAGTTGCTCCTGACGGCAAGACATTCCATGACGGCTTATCTTCATATTTGAGCAGACTCAGAGAATCCAAGAGTGAAAAGGAGGTTAGAGACTTTAGGGAGAGGCTACTTTCCCTAAAAATTCTAGACCCTGCTGTCGGTTCTGGTGGCTTTCTTCTTGTCGCAATGCAGGAAATCATAGGTCTAATCCAAGAAGCAGAAGCGATCGTGGAATGGAAATCAGATCCCGAGGAATACAAGAAGAGGATACTCAAGAATCTTTATGGTTTCGATATTGAAGCAGAAGCGATAGAGATTGCAAGGCTAAGGCTTTGGCTTTCTTTGATCATTGACCAGAAGGAGCCTGAACCATTGCCCAATCTTGACATGAATCTTGAAGTCATCAATAATTCTCTTCGCCTGCCAAATCCCCAACGAACCCTAGACCCGGAGATCGAAGAATTAAGGGTAAGGTTCGACGATGTAAATTCAAAGTATCTTTACGAACATGATAGTAAGAACAAGAAGAAACTCCGTGAACAGCTCTCTCATATCTCTTCCGAGATAGCAAAGAGAACCAAAACCGACCCTAATGTAATCGAGGTTCGACAGCCTACTGGAGCTGACATTGTGATCATGAACCCACCCTATGTTCGCCAAGAAGCCATTGATGAAAAAGAAAAGGAATACTATACTGCGAAATACGGCCTGGACAAGAAATCTGACATTTTCGCATACTTTTTGGTACGTGCCCTGCACCTTGTTGGTGAAGAGGGCGTCGTATCGGTAATCTCCTCGGACAAGTGGTTGGAGACCAGCTATGGCGTCTCATTGCAAAAGAAGCTCAAGGATAACCTGATAGCTGTCTATGGTCAGAGGGAAAGAAGTTTTGGGGCTGATATTAACACTGTAATCACTGTATATTCAAGCGGAAAGAAGACATCATCAGTTCACTTCACATACCTGGAATCGTATGCTAAAGATGTTGTTAGAAAGCATTTGGTCTTGGAGAAGAGAGACCTTAAACCCGGGAAGTGGTTTTACCTCAGAGCACCAAAGGTATTTGTTGAGAAGATACTACCTTTCTTAACTCATACTCTTAGCGACTACGCCGAAATAAAGTTTGGAATCAAGACTGGGGCAAATCAATTTTTCTATATGAAAGATGTAAGACACCTATACGAGTCGGACTATCTAAGTAATTCCAAGAAGTTTGAGGAATGGGGTGTAGTTGCGAAAAATATGTCAGACCTTGAGAGAGAAGGTCTGATATATATAGAAAATGAAGGTGGCCAGCGATTTGTTATCGACAGGAAAGATGTGCTTCCTGCGATACGGAGCCCAACGGAAGTAGACTCGTATACGATCGAGAAACTATCATCGTTAGTTTTTAACCCCAATTCTAACGAAAGACCCGGAAAATACTCAAAGCAGTATGTAATTTGGGGTCAAAATGCCATTATAAAGATAAAAAAAGGGATCTCCAAGGGCAAGGAAGTACGGGGTTACCACAACCTAAGCAGCACCAAAGGCCATAGGCCATATTGGTTTAATGTGTCGAACCTCGGTCCGGCTCCTCTAATCAGTTTCAAGTTCATAGGCGAACGACATTTTACACCGATTCGTCCTGATGGAGTACTTGCTGACCATACATGTGATCTGATTTATCCAGCAAAAGGACTAGAAAGGAAATTGTGGATCTATATGAATTCGTCGTTATTCTTCCTTTCTAAGGAATTACAAGGTCTGAGAATGGGAGGTGGTGCCCTCCAGATACTTACAGAAGAGTTCGGGGAAACCCCTGTTGCTGATATATCAAACTTGAACCCTAACCACGGATCCGTTGATGCCCTGAAAAGAAGACCACTACCGCTGTTTGAGGAACTTAATCGGGAAGATCGAATAGAGTTTGATCTAATGGTTCTACGGTCACTAGGATTTGAAAAACCTGAAGTCCTCGTCCAGGAGCTAAGGAGGGCCCTGTTAGAAGTCGTAGAGGATAGGTTGATCAAAGCAAACCTGGTTGAA